In the genome of Populus alba chromosome 11, ASM523922v2, whole genome shotgun sequence, one region contains:
- the LOC118031909 gene encoding cysteine-rich receptor-like protein kinase 29: MLTCSTFEAVDEIQSTESLQFAFSTIRDATEDFSEKNKLGQGGFGAVYKGALPSGQEIAVKRLSKDSGQGDLEFKNEVLLVARLQHRNLVRLLGFCLQGIERLLIYEFLPNASLDHFIFDPNKRVHLNWEKRYKIIGGIARGLLYLHEDSRLRIIHRDLKASNILLDEEMNPKISDFGMATLFVVDQTQGNTSRIVGTYGYMAPEYAMQGHFSVKSDVFSFGVLVLEIVTGKKNSFRNGNDIEHLMSHAWRKWREGTAQDMIDPVLSSGSATEMMRCIHIGLLCVQDNVAERPTMASVVLMLSSSSLTLQIPSQPAFFMNSSTYQSDLSSSMRHNSRVTESKNEVSITELYPR; this comes from the exons ATGCTAACTTGTTCAACTTTTGAAGCTGTAGACGAAATACAAAGTACAGAATCATTGCAATTCGCATTCAGCACCATTCGAGATGCAACAGAGGACTTTTCGGAGAAAAATAAGCTGGGACAGGGTGGATTTGGTGCTGTTTACAAG GGAGCACTTCCTAGCGGACAAGAGATTGCTGTGAAAAGACTTTCTAAGGACTCTGGGCAAGGAGATTTGGAATTCAAAAATGAAGTCTTATTGGTGGCAAGACTCCAGCACCGGAATTTAGTCAGGCTTCTAGGTTTCTGCTTGCAAGGAATTGAAAGGCTTCTTATCTATGAGTTTCTGCCTAATGCGAGCCTTGATCACTTCATATTTG ATCCAAACAAGCGTGTGCATTTGAACTGGGAAAAACGTTACAAGATTATTGGAGGAATTGCTCGAGGGCTCCTTTACCTTCACGAGGATTCTCGACTTCGAATCATTCATCGTGACCTCAAAGCCAGCAACATTTTGTTAGATGAGGAGATGAATCCGAAAATTTCAGATTTTGGCATGGCGACGTTGTTCGTAGTGGATCAAACTCAAGGCAATACAAGTAGAATTGTGGGAACCTA TGGCTATATGGCTCCAGAATATGCAATGCAAGGACACTTCTCGGTCAAGTCAGACGTATTTAGTTTCGGCGTGCTAGTTTTGGAGATTGTGactggtaaaaaaaatagttttcgcAATGGAAATGACATAGAGCACCTTATGAGCCAT GCATGGAGAAAGTGGAGGGAAGGGACTGCTCAAGATATGATAGATCCCGTTTTGAGTAGTGGCTCAGCAACAGAAATGATGAGATGCATCCACATTGGGTTACTCTGCGTTCAAGACAATGTAGCTGAAAGGCCGACAATGGCTTCAGTAGTTCTCATGCTAAGCAGCTCTTCCCTCACATTGCAAATACCTTCTCAGCCTGCATTTTTTATGAACAGCAGCACATATCAATCAGATCTGTCATCCTCAATGCGGCATAATTCAAGGGTGACTGAGTCAAAAAATGAGGTTTCAATTACTGAGCTGTATCCTAGATAA